Proteins encoded within one genomic window of Psilocybe cubensis strain MGC-MH-2018 chromosome 2, whole genome shotgun sequence:
- a CDS encoding PHO85 cyclin-9, translated as MASHNSASGAPRRSYAVPPASHPPAKNDPYHGQESLAKLAARFITHLFACPEYPQSATQSQAKLPYFIAYALHRTKLHAAVTFAALVLLQRLKARFPSARGSSGHRLFISAYMISSKVMCDDTYSNKSWCIVAQGMFSLREVNQMEREMCTYLDWELTVDDPILTNFENAVRTDFAQSKAQYPNYPTTFVSKRAARAEASSTSTPFQEKSGTTSPVPGFPAERNPAPKIPGAPGTPTKGPWGADPNTPDTPSPTFSNTTSPTSSGSPATPVGGPETNPKIRGIDTSPHFGLTDGVPATHPLKPKMFAFAVPSGW; from the exons ATGGCATCTCACAATTCTGCCTCAGGTGCTCCCAGGCGCTCTTATGCTGTTCCACCG GCATCCCATCCACCAGCTAAAAACGACCCATACCATGGCCAGGAGTCCCTCGCAAAACTAGCTGCACGCTTCATCACTCATCTATTCGCTTGCCCAGAGTACCCCCAGTCGGCCACTCAGTCCCAGGCAAAGCTCCCCTATTTCATCGCCTATGCTCTCCACCGCACAAAGTTACATGCCGCTGTCACCTTTGCTGCTCTCGTTCTTCTCCAGCGTCTCAAGGCCCGCTTTCCCTCTGCCCGTGGCTCTTCTGGCCACCGTCTCTTCATCTCTGCTTATATGATTTCTTCAAAAGTCATGTGCGATGACACCTACTCAAACAAGTCCTGGTGTATTGTCGCTCAGGGCATGTTTTCTCTGCGCGAGGTCAATCAGATGGAGCGCGAAATGTGCACCTATCTCGACTGGGAACTCACTGTAGACGACCCCATACTCACAAATTTCGAAAACGCCGTCCGCACTGACTTTGCCCAGAGCAAGGCACAGTATCCAAATTATCCTACCACTTTCGTATCAAAACGAGCTGCCAGAGCAGAGGCTTCCAGCACAAGTACTCCCTTCCAAGAGAAATCTGGCACCACCAGTCCCGTACCAGGCTTCCCCGCAGAGCGCAATCCAGCTCCAAAAATCCCAGGCGCACCTGGAACGCCCACAAAGGGCCCTTGGGGTGCCGATCCAAACACTCCCGATACCCCCTCCCCAACCTTCTCAAACACAACTTCTCCTACATCTTCTGGTTCTCCTGCTACTCCCGTTGGCGGTCCAGAAACGAATCCAAAGATTCGCGGCATCGACACTTCTCCACATTTTGGCTTGACAGACGGTGTTCCTGCAACACATCCTCTAAAGCCGAAAATGTTCGCTTTTGCGGTGCCTTCTGGCTGGTAG
- a CDS encoding N-acetyltransferase aca1: MSAYGDIKRTVATSALPTTIWTRFSPQNANTGESGTDQFISVHHLTLGMASALPGLLGYLGTVFAKEIEDGLTYPQEGEMEQKTFEAYFFAADVFVGIVGESLPRTASGERVRSGDQAAVQDIDAARGTRTWEECVAGYYYIKPNYPGRSSHICNAGFVVPPVQRKKGYGSLLSQSYVHYAPRLGYQGSVFNLVYVNNVASVRLWEKLGFTKVGRIPRAGRLRTADGQGEEYVDAWVVYKSFY; the protein is encoded by the exons ATGTCTGCGTACGGCGACATAAAACGCACAGTAGCTACTTCGGCTCTGCCAACCACGATTTGGACCCGGTTCTCGCCACAAAATGCGAATACTGGCGAGTCTGGCACTGATCAATTCATCTCTGTGCACCACTTGACACTGGGAATGGCGAGTGCGCTGCCGGGGCTTCTCGGATACCTGGGCACGGTGTTTGCGAAGGAGATCGAGGACGGGCTGACGTACCCGCAGGAGGGCGAGATGGAGCAGAAGACGTTCGAAGCCTACTTTTTCGCGGCTGATGTCTTTGTCGGGATCGTCGGCGAGTCTTTGCCGAGAACCGCATCAGGGGAGCGCGTCCGCTCAGGCGATCAGGCAGCCGTGCAGGACATCGACGCTGCGCGCGGAACGCGAACATGGGAAGAGTGCGTCGCTGGTTATTACTAC ATTAAACCCAATTATCCAGGACGCTCTTCGCAT ATCTGCAATGCAGGCTTCGTCGTGCCGCCGGTACAACGAAAGAAAGGCTACGGGTCGCTTCTCTCGCAATCATATGTCCACTACGCGCCCCGGTTAGGATACCAAGGCAGCGTGTTCAACCTGGTCTACGTGAACAACGTTGCTTCAGTCAG ACTATGGGAGAAACTGGGATTTACAAAAGTAGGACGCATCCCGCGCGCAGGACGGCTTCGCACTGCAGATGGCCAGGGCGAGGAATACGTAGACGCGTGGGTGGTTTATAAAAGCTTTTACTGA